The following proteins are co-located in the Microbacterium sp. Clip185 genome:
- a CDS encoding phosphoribosyltransferase, whose amino-acid sequence MAPERETLTWDLFGEASRDIARDVIAADFVPEVVVAIARGGLLPAGAIAYGLGVKNCGAINVEFYTGIGTVLDAPELLPPELDMTYLNGRRVLLVDDVADSGRTLDLAVRLLVERGADVRSAVIYTKPTTIIQPDFSWKNTDLWIDFPWSWQGSVLEEDRGLPGSA is encoded by the coding sequence GTGGCGCCCGAACGCGAAACGCTGACCTGGGATCTGTTCGGGGAAGCCAGCCGTGACATCGCCCGTGACGTGATCGCCGCCGACTTCGTGCCCGAGGTCGTCGTCGCGATCGCCCGCGGCGGGCTGCTCCCGGCCGGCGCGATCGCGTACGGACTCGGAGTGAAGAACTGCGGCGCGATCAACGTCGAGTTCTACACCGGCATCGGCACGGTGCTCGACGCTCCAGAGCTGCTTCCGCCCGAGCTGGACATGACCTATCTGAACGGGCGCCGCGTGCTTCTGGTCGACGATGTCGCCGACAGCGGCCGCACGCTCGATCTCGCCGTGCGTCTGCTCGTCGAGCGCGGGGCGGACGTGCGTTCCGCCGTGATCTACACGAAGCCGACGACGATCATCCAGCCGGATTTCAGCTGGAAGAACACCGACCTGTGGATCGATTTCCCCTGGTCGTGGCAGGGCTCGGTCCTCGAAGAGGACCGCGGTCTTCCCGGCTCCGCCTGA
- a CDS encoding ABC transporter ATP-binding protein: MTALLSGRGLSRTYRAPRTAHLAPRALTHALDGVDLDVHEGESLGIIGESGSGKSTLIRLLLALDTPSAGTVSFDGQPVDPTASARRLHWLRRQTGIVFQDPYASLDPRMRVGRIVGEPLWALGIPGDREARVAEVLEDVDLPADAVGRYPHEFSGGQRQRIALARALVHRPRLLVGDEPLSALDVTVRAQIIGLIDRLRSRDGLSLLMVSHDIGVVQALCDRVIVLKDGRVVEEGPTSRVLRHPSAEYTQRLLAAVPTLPEA; this comes from the coding sequence ATGACCGCCCTGCTCTCCGGGCGCGGTCTCTCGCGCACCTACCGGGCACCGCGCACCGCGCATCTTGCGCCGCGGGCGCTGACGCACGCGCTCGACGGGGTCGACCTCGACGTGCACGAAGGCGAGTCGCTGGGCATCATCGGCGAGTCCGGCTCGGGCAAGTCGACGCTCATCCGTCTCCTGCTCGCGCTCGACACCCCGAGCGCCGGCACGGTGAGCTTCGACGGCCAGCCGGTGGACCCGACCGCTTCCGCGCGCCGACTGCACTGGCTCCGACGTCAGACGGGCATCGTCTTCCAGGACCCGTATGCGTCGCTCGACCCGCGGATGCGGGTGGGCCGCATCGTCGGAGAGCCGCTGTGGGCGCTCGGGATCCCGGGCGATCGCGAGGCCCGGGTCGCCGAGGTGCTCGAGGATGTGGACCTTCCCGCCGACGCTGTCGGGCGCTATCCGCACGAGTTCTCGGGCGGCCAGCGCCAGCGGATCGCTCTTGCCCGCGCCCTCGTGCACCGCCCGCGCCTGCTCGTCGGTGACGAACCGCTGTCCGCGCTCGACGTGACGGTGCGCGCGCAGATCATCGGTCTGATCGACCGGCTGCGCAGCCGTGATGGCCTGAGCCTGCTGATGGTCTCCCACGACATCGGAGTGGTGCAGGCGCTGTGCGACCGGGTCATCGTGTTGAAGGACGGACGCGTGGTCGAAGAGGGTCCGACCTCGCGAGTGCTGCGGCATCCGAGCGCCGAGTACACGCAGCGATTGCTGGCCGCCGTCCCGACGCTCCCCGAGGCCTGA
- a CDS encoding GNAT family N-acetyltransferase yields the protein MLEEEYQRRRRLPRHLRRQAPPERGFEFRIREATTADIPDIREIYNYYVTNSVVTFDEKKWSLAKWREKFDHLRKLELPFLVAESPSGQILGYALVQPWAGKSAYRYTVEDSIYLGQAASGKGLGTALLSALIEACENKGIRELVAVISDKGAEGSIRLHEKLGFTEVGRMGRVGFKFGRWLGTVYLQKSLKPKKKRGLFSR from the coding sequence ATGCTCGAAGAGGAATACCAGCGCCGTCGGCGTCTGCCGCGGCACCTGCGTCGCCAGGCTCCGCCCGAGCGCGGCTTCGAGTTCCGCATCCGTGAGGCGACGACGGCGGACATCCCCGACATCCGCGAGATCTACAACTACTACGTGACCAACTCCGTGGTGACCTTCGACGAGAAGAAGTGGTCGCTGGCGAAGTGGCGGGAGAAGTTCGATCACCTGCGCAAGCTCGAGCTGCCGTTCCTCGTGGCCGAGAGTCCGTCGGGGCAGATCCTGGGATACGCGCTCGTGCAGCCCTGGGCAGGCAAATCCGCCTACCGCTACACGGTCGAGGACTCGATCTACCTCGGTCAGGCGGCCTCGGGCAAGGGTCTGGGCACCGCTCTGCTGTCGGCCCTGATCGAGGCGTGCGAGAACAAGGGCATCCGCGAGCTGGTCGCCGTCATCAGCGACAAAGGCGCCGAGGGATCCATCCGTCTTCACGAGAAGCTCGGATTCACGGAGGTCGGACGCATGGGGCGCGTCGGCTTCAAGTTCGGGCGTTGGCTCGGCACGGTCTACCTGCAGAAGTCGCTCAAGCCCAAGAAGAAGCGCGGTCTGTTCTCGCGCTGA
- a CDS encoding uracil-DNA glycosylase, protein MAKTLPELAAAGLMDAGWAEALAPVAADIAALGERLRQEAAAGRAYLPAGDRVLRAFQQPLADVRVLIVGQDPYPTPGHPIGLSFAVDAHVRPIPRSLANIYRELNDDLGIPPAVHGDLSAWSEQGVMLLNRVLTVAPGAPASHRGWGWEKVTEHAIRVLAERGGPLVAVLWGRDAAGLTPLLGEVPSIRSPHPSPLSASRGFFGSRPFSRVNELLIAQGGTQIDWRLPA, encoded by the coding sequence ATGGCAAAGACGCTGCCCGAGCTCGCCGCGGCGGGTCTCATGGATGCGGGCTGGGCCGAGGCTCTCGCTCCGGTCGCCGCGGACATCGCCGCACTGGGGGAGCGTCTGCGCCAGGAGGCGGCCGCGGGGCGTGCCTACCTGCCCGCCGGGGATCGAGTTCTGCGCGCCTTCCAACAACCGCTCGCGGACGTCAGAGTGCTCATCGTGGGGCAGGACCCCTATCCGACGCCCGGCCATCCGATCGGCCTGTCCTTCGCCGTCGACGCGCACGTGCGACCCATCCCGCGCAGCCTCGCCAACATCTACCGCGAGCTGAACGACGACCTCGGCATCCCGCCGGCGGTTCACGGCGACCTCTCCGCGTGGAGCGAGCAGGGCGTGATGCTGCTGAACCGGGTGCTGACCGTCGCGCCCGGCGCGCCCGCATCCCACCGCGGATGGGGATGGGAGAAGGTCACCGAGCACGCGATCCGTGTTCTCGCCGAGCGTGGCGGGCCTCTCGTCGCGGTTCTGTGGGGGCGGGATGCGGCGGGCCTCACCCCGCTTCTGGGCGAGGTGCCCTCGATCCGGTCGCCGCATCCGTCGCCGCTGTCTGCCAGCAGGGGCTTCTTCGGATCCCGTCCGTTCTCCCGCGTCAACGAGCTGCTGATCGCGCAGGGCGGCACGCAGATCGATTGGCGTCTGCCCGCGTAG